From Apteryx mantelli isolate bAptMan1 chromosome 14, bAptMan1.hap1, whole genome shotgun sequence, the proteins below share one genomic window:
- the LMAN2 gene encoding vesicular integral-membrane protein VIP36, with amino-acid sequence MAAAAGGLLAAALLLLAAAGPRLAPAELTDGNSEHLKREHSLMKPYQGAGSAAMPLWDFQGSTMVTSQYVRLTPDERSREGSIWNRVPCFLKDWELHVHFKIHGAGKKNLHGDGLALWYTRERLMPGPVFGSKDNFHGLAIFLDTYPNDEATERVFPYISAMVNNGSLTYDHSKDGRWTELAGCTADLRNQNHDTFLAIRYSRGRLTVMTDVEDKNEWKNCIDIAGVRLPTGYFFGASAGTGDLSDNHDIISMKLFQLMVEHPPEDENIDWTKIEPSVSLLKSPKDNVDDPTGNFRSGPLTGWKVFLLLLCALLGIIVCAVVGAVVFQKRQERNKRFY; translated from the exons atggcggcggctgcgggcgggctgctggcggccgcgctgctgctgctggcggcggccgggccgcgcctgGCGCCTGCCGAGCTCACGGATGGCAACAGCGAGCACCTCAAGCGGGAGCACTCGCTGATGAAGCCGTACCAGG GCGCGGGCTCCGCTGCCATGCCGCTGTGGGACTTCCAGGGCAGCACCATGGTGACCAGCCAGTACGTCCGCCTGACACCTGACGAGCGGAGCAGAGAGGGCTCCATTTGGAACCGCGTG ccctgcttcctcaaGGACTGGGAGCTCCACGTCCACTTCAAGATTCACGGAGCCGGCAAGAAGAACCTCCATGGGGACGGCCTCGCCTTGTGGTACACGCGGGAGCGCCTGATGCCAG GCCCTGTCTTTGGCAGCAAGGATAACTTTCATGGACTGGCTATTTTCCTAGATACGTATCCCAATGATGAAGCAACAGAG CGTGTCTTCCCATACATCTCTGCCATGGTGAATAACGGTTCCCTGACTTACGATCATAGTAAGGACGGGCGCTGGACGGAGCTGGCAGGATGTACCGCCGACCTTCGGAACCAGAACCACGACACCTTTCTGGCAATTCGCTACTCCAGAGGTCGGCTGACG GTGATGACAGATGTGGAAGACAAGAATGAATGGAAGAACTGCATTGACATTGCTGGGGTCCGACTGCCTACTGGCTACTTCTTTGGGGCTTCTGCTGGCACTGGAGATTTGTCTG ACAATCATGACATTATCTCGATGAAGCTATTCCAGCTCATGGTGGAGCACCCTCCAGAAGATGAGAACATTGACTGGACCAAGATTGAGCCTAGTGTCAGCCTCCTTAAGTCACCCAAAG ATAATGTGGATGACCCGACAGGAAATTTCCGAAGTGGGCCTCTGACCGGATGGAAGGTGTTCCTGCTCCTGCTCTGTGCGCTGCTGGGCATCATTGTGTGTGCTGTGGTGGGAGCTGTAGTCTTCCAGAAACGCCAGGAGCGGAACAAGCGTTTTTACTAG